From Nostoc flagelliforme CCNUN1, a single genomic window includes:
- a CDS encoding caspase family protein has translation MVVGINNYPWLQNLTTPANDAEQIACLLHQHGGFQVVKRLPVTEKEGILVVEKNPSSQKLVNSAKLKQAIAELFNALSSL, from the coding sequence TTGGTCGTTGGTATAAATAATTATCCTTGGTTACAAAATCTGACAACCCCTGCCAATGATGCCGAGCAGATTGCTTGCTTATTACATCAACATGGAGGCTTTCAGGTAGTGAAACGACTACCAGTAACGGAAAAGGAAGGAATACTCGTTGTTGAGAAAAATCCATCTTCGCAGAAATTAGTAAACTCAGCAAAACTAAAACAAGCGATCGCAGAGCTTTTTAACGCTCTTTCATCACTCTAG
- a CDS encoding IS701 family transposase — MIAPRKAVRTVGFVDDYCAAYEDIFPEVRSFESFKYLHVGMISQIKRKSLPEIAKVVGLNNEQPLHHFLTDSPWDIKSLVERRLSLTLSMLKGESFILVIDETGDKKKGNSTDYVSRQYVGNLGKVENGLVSVNAYGVLGTIVFPLTFKIFKPKTTLHEEDIYKTKPELAGEIIQELRGLGFKFDVVLADCLYGESKTFRQVLDECKLKYVLAVRSNHQAWSEVPDVINSDWYTFDRIFANGKEQIYYIQEILPPGAQEIRYWKITKDILKERKNTTWYLMTNLPGEIKQTVGNTYGFRNWIEYGLKQAKNELGWADFRLTNYAQIQRWWEIVCCVYLMVSWHSIARDLANKSQTENKNVPPLSQKEPEVYSRHKWWSFTLGWKSTLNNLHLIIQPYVFFNLLNPWLDIFNIPLLESGFLSLQNIMNQFQGYMTFNSG; from the coding sequence ATGATAGCGCCCAGAAAAGCAGTCAGAACCGTCGGCTTCGTGGATGATTACTGTGCGGCATATGAAGACATCTTTCCAGAAGTGAGAAGTTTTGAAAGTTTTAAATATCTCCATGTGGGAATGATATCTCAAATCAAAAGAAAGTCTCTACCAGAGATAGCCAAAGTTGTAGGACTAAATAATGAACAGCCTTTACATCATTTTTTAACTGATTCACCTTGGGACATTAAAAGTTTGGTGGAGAGGCGGTTGTCTCTAACATTATCAATGTTGAAAGGAGAATCATTTATATTAGTAATAGATGAAACAGGAGACAAGAAAAAAGGAAACAGTACAGATTATGTATCGAGACAATACGTAGGGAACTTAGGCAAAGTAGAAAATGGTTTAGTATCAGTTAATGCTTATGGGGTTTTAGGGACAATAGTTTTTCCATTAACTTTTAAAATATTCAAACCAAAAACAACTCTTCACGAAGAAGATATATATAAGACTAAACCAGAATTAGCTGGAGAAATTATTCAAGAATTACGAGGATTAGGATTTAAATTTGATGTAGTTCTAGCGGATTGTCTATATGGAGAAAGTAAAACTTTCCGCCAAGTTTTGGACGAGTGTAAGTTAAAGTATGTATTAGCAGTGCGGAGTAATCATCAAGCTTGGTCAGAAGTACCAGACGTAATAAACAGTGACTGGTATACGTTTGACCGGATATTTGCTAATGGCAAAGAGCAAATCTATTATATCCAAGAAATTCTCCCTCCTGGCGCACAAGAAATAAGATATTGGAAGATAACTAAAGATATATTGAAAGAGCGAAAAAATACAACTTGGTATTTAATGACTAATTTACCAGGGGAAATTAAACAGACAGTTGGCAACACCTATGGATTCCGCAATTGGATTGAATATGGCTTGAAACAAGCTAAAAACGAATTAGGTTGGGCGGATTTTCGCTTAACCAATTATGCTCAGATTCAAAGGTGGTGGGAGATTGTCTGTTGTGTATATTTAATGGTAAGCTGGCACTCTATTGCAAGAGATTTAGCCAATAAATCTCAAACAGAAAATAAAAATGTTCCTCCACTATCCCAGAAAGAACCTGAAGTTTACAGTCGGCATAAGTGGTGGAGTTTTACTCTTGGATGGAAGTCAACTTTAAATAACTTGCACTTGATTATTCAGCCATATGTATTTTTTAATTTACTCAACCCTTGGTTAGATATTTTCAACATTCCTCTTTTAGAAAGCGGATTTCTGTCACTACAAAATATCATGAATCAATTTCAGGGTTACATGACATTCAACTCTGGATAA
- a CDS encoding zinc ribbon domain-containing protein: MFHDLTGKVRNKSGAADPIWGNVRAKFCYLCGTQLRASCGNCGELVVSLRYKFCPLCGKPYKHGSGNR, translated from the coding sequence TTGTTTCATGACTTAACGGGAAAAGTCAGAAACAAGAGTGGTGCTGCTGATCCGATTTGGGGGAATGTTAGGGCTAAGTTTTGTTATCTGTGCGGTACGCAGTTGCGGGCTAGTTGTGGGAATTGTGGTGAGTTGGTGGTGTCGTTGAGGTATAAATTTTGTCCACTATGTGGAAAGCCTTATAAGCATGGAAGTGGAAATCGATGA